A window from Thermodesulfobacteriota bacterium encodes these proteins:
- a CDS encoding xanthine dehydrogenase family protein subunit M yields the protein MTGFRYLRPASLGQALAALQREGEGGRPVAGGTDLLVAVRHGKAAPRAVVDVTRVPELREVREEEDGTLLLGAAITHAEAAESPLVRRLAPVLAQACAAVGSVQVRNLGTVGGNAVNASVAADTLPALAVLRARFQVAGPGGERRVPLEDFFRGPGATCLASGELLTAIRIPLEPPHGAAFLKVGRRRAAAISRLSVAAMANPETGLARVALGAVFPRPQRLTGAEEVLHRGFSEPFLEEAGRAAEAAVRGVSGGRPSMAYKLPVARRCVTRALRQALEAFAAGRGEVPA from the coding sequence ATGACCGGCTTTCGCTACCTGCGGCCGGCCAGCCTCGGGCAGGCGCTGGCCGCCCTCCAGCGCGAGGGCGAAGGGGGGCGCCCCGTGGCCGGGGGCACGGATCTCCTGGTGGCGGTGCGCCACGGGAAGGCCGCGCCCCGGGCGGTCGTGGACGTCACCCGGGTGCCCGAGCTCCGGGAGGTCCGGGAGGAAGAGGACGGCACGCTGCTCCTGGGCGCCGCGATCACCCACGCCGAGGCCGCCGAGAGCCCCCTGGTGCGGCGGCTGGCGCCGGTGCTGGCCCAGGCCTGCGCGGCGGTGGGATCGGTGCAGGTCCGCAACCTCGGCACCGTAGGGGGCAACGCCGTCAACGCCTCCGTGGCCGCCGACACCCTGCCCGCCCTGGCGGTGCTTCGCGCCCGCTTCCAGGTGGCGGGCCCCGGGGGCGAGCGGCGCGTGCCCCTGGAGGACTTCTTCCGGGGCCCCGGGGCGACGTGCCTCGCGTCCGGCGAGCTCCTGACGGCCATCCGCATCCCCCTGGAGCCCCCCCACGGAGCGGCCTTCCTCAAGGTGGGGCGGCGGCGCGCCGCGGCCATCAGCCGCCTCTCGGTGGCGGCCATGGCCAACCCCGAGACCGGGCTCGCCCGGGTCGCCCTGGGGGCGGTCTTCCCGCGGCCCCAGCGGCTGACCGGCGCCGAGGAGGTGCTCCACCGGGGGTTCTCCGAGCCTTTCCTGGAGGAGGCCGGGCGCGCGGCGGAAGCGGCCGTGCGGGGGGTCTCGGGGGGGCGCCCCTCCATGGCCTACAAGCTGCCCGTGGCGCGCCGCTGCGTTACCCGGGCCCTGCGCCAGGCCCTGGAGGCCTTTGCCGCGGGACGCGGGGAGGTGCCGGCATGA
- a CDS encoding xanthine dehydrogenase family protein molybdopterin-binding subunit, translating to MSARAIGSRRPRRDALEKVLGTLRFTADLKVGGVLHLAVVRSTEAHARVAEVRAAPALAVPGVVRVFTAADVPGENRYGIIRLTADQPLLTDRVRFVGDAVALVAAQTPEAAALGASRVSVVYDPLPVLRDPIAALAADAAPIHEKGNLCFEQRVERGDVETAFSRAAVVVERTYRTTWVEHAYLEPEAAVAWMEEGVLTVTCSTQNPHYDRDDLCRLLGLSAERVRVVQAPTGGGFGGKLDLSAQLYVALATWHTGRPSRLVYSREESFLASGKRHPFAMRYRSAADAQGNLLAVEADLLADTGAYASYALAVAMRAAVHAAGPYRVPHARIRSRAVYTNHPFSGAMRGFGTPQAAFGHESQMDLLAEALGMDPVSLRLRNALRPGDATVTGQVLTHSVGIVPCLEKIDAVRDRWSRACRSDRDFLRGIGVGAMFYGIGNTGVSNPSTAQVELGSDGRFTLFTGAADIGQGSDQVLLAICAEALGEDPDRVRLVRGDTGRTTNAGATSASRQTYISGGAVLEAAGRLRDRLLARAGELLGVPGAQLELADGRVRSRSQPTWEMELPKLAQAFAAAGEAPREAGSFDPDTSALDHRTGQGRPYGTYAFAAQVARVAVDRATAQVRVERLAAAHDVGRALYPPGVLGQITGGVAMGLGAALMEEFRPGQDRNLDTYLVPTALDVPRLTPMFVECREPTGPYGAKGVGEPALIPTAPAVVNAVSRACGKRICDLPASLERVLEALDGQGNPEE from the coding sequence ATGAGCGCCCGCGCCATCGGCTCCCGGCGGCCCCGCCGGGACGCCCTGGAGAAGGTCCTGGGGACGCTTCGCTTCACCGCCGACCTCAAGGTGGGAGGGGTGCTGCACCTGGCGGTGGTGCGCTCCACCGAGGCCCACGCCCGGGTGGCCGAGGTGCGCGCCGCGCCGGCGCTGGCGGTCCCAGGAGTTGTGCGGGTCTTTACCGCCGCCGACGTGCCCGGGGAGAACCGCTACGGCATCATCCGCCTCACCGCGGACCAGCCCCTCCTCACCGACCGGGTGCGGTTCGTCGGGGACGCCGTGGCCCTGGTGGCGGCGCAGACGCCGGAGGCGGCGGCCCTGGGGGCGAGCCGGGTCTCGGTCGTCTACGACCCCCTGCCGGTGCTCCGGGACCCGATTGCCGCCCTGGCCGCCGACGCGGCTCCCATCCATGAGAAGGGGAACCTCTGCTTCGAGCAGCGTGTGGAGCGGGGCGACGTGGAGACGGCCTTTTCCCGCGCGGCGGTGGTGGTGGAGCGCACCTACCGCACCACCTGGGTCGAGCACGCCTATCTGGAGCCCGAGGCGGCGGTGGCCTGGATGGAGGAGGGCGTCCTCACGGTGACCTGCTCCACCCAGAACCCCCACTACGACCGGGACGACCTGTGCCGGCTGCTGGGGCTCTCGGCAGAGCGCGTCCGGGTGGTTCAGGCCCCCACCGGCGGCGGCTTCGGGGGCAAGCTCGACCTCTCGGCCCAGCTCTACGTGGCGCTGGCTACCTGGCACACGGGCCGGCCCTCGCGCCTGGTGTACTCCCGGGAGGAGTCCTTCCTGGCGTCGGGCAAGCGCCACCCCTTCGCCATGCGCTACCGCAGCGCCGCCGACGCCCAGGGGAACCTCCTGGCCGTGGAGGCCGACCTCCTGGCCGACACCGGCGCCTACGCCTCCTACGCGCTGGCGGTGGCCATGCGGGCCGCCGTGCACGCCGCCGGACCCTACCGGGTACCCCACGCCCGCATCCGCTCCCGCGCCGTATACACCAACCACCCCTTCTCCGGGGCCATGCGCGGCTTCGGCACCCCCCAGGCCGCGTTCGGCCACGAGAGCCAGATGGACCTGCTGGCCGAGGCCCTGGGGATGGACCCGGTCTCCCTGCGCCTTCGCAACGCCCTGCGGCCCGGCGACGCTACGGTTACCGGGCAGGTGCTCACGCACAGCGTGGGGATCGTCCCCTGCCTGGAGAAGATCGACGCGGTGCGCGACCGCTGGAGCCGCGCCTGCCGGAGCGACCGGGACTTCCTCCGGGGCATCGGCGTGGGGGCCATGTTCTACGGCATCGGCAACACGGGCGTCTCCAACCCCTCCACGGCCCAGGTGGAGCTCGGCTCCGACGGGCGGTTCACCCTCTTCACCGGCGCGGCCGACATCGGCCAGGGCTCGGACCAGGTGCTCCTGGCGATCTGCGCCGAGGCCCTGGGGGAAGATCCCGACCGCGTGCGCCTGGTGCGGGGCGACACCGGCCGCACCACCAACGCGGGGGCCACCTCCGCCAGCCGCCAGACCTACATCTCGGGAGGCGCGGTCCTCGAGGCCGCCGGCCGCCTGCGAGACAGGCTCCTGGCCCGGGCCGGGGAGCTCCTGGGAGTGCCCGGCGCGCAGCTCGAGCTGGCGGACGGGCGGGTGCGCAGCCGCTCCCAGCCGACATGGGAGATGGAGCTCCCGAAGCTTGCCCAGGCCTTCGCCGCCGCCGGGGAAGCCCCGAGGGAGGCCGGGAGCTTCGACCCCGACACCTCGGCCCTGGACCACCGCACGGGGCAGGGCCGCCCCTACGGCACCTACGCGTTTGCTGCCCAGGTGGCCCGGGTCGCGGTGGACCGCGCCACCGCCCAGGTGCGGGTGGAGCGCCTGGCGGCGGCCCACGACGTGGGCCGGGCCCTCTACCCCCCCGGAGTGCTCGGCCAGATCACGGGAGGAGTGGCCATGGGCCTGGGCGCAGCACTCATGGAGGAGTTTCGCCCGGGCCAGGACCGAAACCTCGACACCTACCTCGTCCCCACGGCGCTGGACGTGCCGCGACTCACCCCCATGTTCGTGGAGTGCCGCGAGCCCACGGGCCCCTACGGCGCCAAGGGGGTCGGGGAACCCGCCCTCATCCCCACGGCCCCGGCGGTGGTCAACGCCGTGAGCCGGGCCTGCGGGAAGAGGATCTGCGACCTGCCGGCCAGCCTCGAGCGGGTGCTCGAGGCGTTGGACGGACAGGGGAATCCGGAGGAGTGA